The Hemitrygon akajei unplaced genomic scaffold, sHemAka1.3 Scf000069, whole genome shotgun sequence sequence TTTCCCTCTCTGAACTTGACCACCCACTCACCTGTgttccctctctgccccgtcctccctctcaccctgacattggacatGCGTTCAGGGTGCAAGTGAATTACTTTTACGGAATCTGAAGGGGGATTCTTCACtcggaggttggtgagagtgtggaatgagctgtcagtggaagtggaggatgtgggtttgatttagactttaaagaggaatttgggtgaggacgtggatgggaggtgtatggaggctctggtgcaggtagtTGGAACTAGGCAGTAACAACAAAACAGGTCGGCATGGACCGGAAGGGCAGATGGGCCTGTTTCATTGCTGCTTAGCTCTGTGATTCTAATAATATTGTGTTTTGTAATTTCCACATTTAGTACATTGCTACTAATGTCTGAACCCAGAAATTTactcaaacaagaactgaaagactcttgaCTGGCTACAGAAGGTGTTTACAcactgtgatacttgccaaagggggtgttactaagtactgaccatgcagggtgcccaaacatcTGCTTCTGGCCCTTATCATTTTTtgctattttgaaactgtaaaagatggaaataaaatgtaatcttgcttaaaatattaaagaaatgtgccatctttaactttatgcctcttgtaatcaggtcatcttttactcgcttagctattcacaggaacagaaattttgactaggggtgcccaaacttttgcatgccactgtatataacctatgacttccgaattgcttccaaaaaatccagccattgctgctctgttttcatccctgcccgtgttcttttaaaatcaattttgaccaatatttctctcatgcctctctaattctttTTATTCTACatttgactttaacttctccttctctaatgtcggggtgaatttgatcacattaagATCACTTGCCTCTAAGGGTTCTTTGAAGTtcagtgacctaattaattccggttcattgcaacacccaatcctgaatagctgatccccaactgggctcaaccacgagctgctctaaaaagcatcttgtagacattctaggaattcctcctcttgagaccaacaccatcctgattttcctaatcacctgcatgacaatcccccatgactattgtaacattgccctttggcaCGTATTTCCAATCTGCCATTGTAATTTCAGGACctcatacttactactgtttgaaGGTCTCTGTACAATTCCCATTAGGGATTCTTTTTTAACATTTGCTGTTCCTTGATTCTACAACTTCCAACCctttgccacctctttctaatgattttatctaatattttaccaacagagccacacaaccccactacCAGCTTGTTCTTGTCTACCTagagattctgcaccttccaaccctatacAACATCTTTATAATGAGTTTAGTTAATATTTTACCAAAGGAGCTACACAACCCTACTACCGGCTCGTTATTAAGTATCTGAGAAACAAGAGGGCctgcagatgatagaaatctagagaactacacacagagtgctggaggagctcagcatgtcaggcagcatctatggatgggaatcaacatttcgggccaagacccttcaccgggactcttgatacccacgtatctggaatatcaacaagcaaagaaatggAAAGTGGTGCGAAATAGGGAAAACCTTTGAAAAAAATTAGTTCACGGCTTAAAAAGTTCTGTCAAACAGAGCTCACTAGTTTACAAATACAACAAGGGCAATAAACACTTTCTTCAATACCGGCATTGACATTAATAAGAAAAATATattggtcccatttcaatcagtaaaatttacaatGGTAAATAAGAATTTTAGAAAGCTTTAGAAAAGAGCATTTACACTGAaacccacttagattaacactaccttggacaggaggaagagaaataacacatGAGGAAagatcacacaacagtcagataaaacttctatatTTTCAAGAAAAATGAactggattcagcactccatgtgtgtatatacAGTTGTGATATGGAATACAGATCAGATAAAttaaatgagaggccaactcagaaaaataaatcatcactctggaagaaaacattgaGAAGTGGAATGAGTATGGCATCGCAACAATCTGAGCAGatgagatgttgacaaggaagcatcgagcacctgactgagagttggactcctcttcccagaaacagaggggttccttgcagGAATACAGGACAAGCTGGTTAACAAAAGGgggaaaaaatatcaaaaatacatacaATATTGTTTGTATTTaaggcagtaagtgcagaaaaggccaagataaaccagacacaatccaacacattccaggatccagCAGGAATTtagctcaatctgattacttataaAGATacaatatcattcaccaaattcTTGCTTTAAATACTGACTCATGATTGCCCTCCATCACTTCATACAGGCACTGTAagttcaagcctgatccagttttagagtcaaaatcttaTAAATTATATGACAATCAATACATTGTTACAGATAGGCCAATCCATAATCACtatccagatataatattacaggataaacaagcggGAATAACACCCTCAATAGCtgaaaccattcccaacacacagATGTCACACGGGTAtagtttgtgtcatcagtcaaaCCACCAAAAGATTTTCTCTATCAAtctgcttccaaatgttgctactctgtcatttgttgccacgccccgctgctgattcccttctcctcatcataagTTCTTACCCCGATCGTCGTCCAGATctccaaactctgccctgtccagacccgcctctggtttctgaccctgctccatTGAACATCCATctaatggtttcccattctgctttcagtctttagaggacagtggtgttttctaacaaccctttagaagcagaGAAAATGACCCACAATGTGGAAATGAGCCATGAGTAAGGAGGGTAACTCCAAAATTAATTCTTCATCAGCCCAGAGATTTCAGGGGTAAAGAACATCTCAgtcagaactgcagtcagcttaacttcttcagtctgcagagaattcaagggaaagcacttcacccacagagtggtgactgtttggaacccactacagagagaggaagaggtgaagaacaggggaagatttaaaaggactgtcctggaacagaatcactagcagggtccagccggcctgagtttACTCTCTACTGTACAATAGGTGTGATGTAAATTCACCAAGGACAGGGTTTAAAatggaactgatttatttgtctcagatgcagaatattaaactcctgtcccattaaaggtgaatatgcagcagaagaaactcctcccatgcccagtgaccagggtgcagaactgggtgtggtgagcagcagcaataattgcacagttcagcaccgacagtcactctcgaaattacattcagcaatggtgatggacaaatatccagcatgaagcttattgaaactttctccccagtgtgaacccggtagtctgccacaagtgtaacacgctgtaagggtTCACTGgtgatgtaatggtttctctgtagcagcaatgtttaggttacgactagagataacagggttttggaatGAGAGGCTTTCCAATGGCAGAAatggttttttttcttgtgagtctggaagagagattttcacggttttttgctggggagagatgagaagacgtgaatggagagagtgggccctttttattttattttgttttctttactaaccctatagtcagagAATGAATTATAAAGATCAATCATTAAATCACATATTGTGTCATTTCAGGGGACAcaccacacagcatccacccaaatgagatttcttatgtTTGGCCGGGCTGGGTGGCTTTCACCCccttatattaagctgctagccaaaGCGAGGGTTAcatcagttagatgactgagtgagtcCCTTTCCACATTCACAGCAGCAGATTTGCCTCTCCCCATTGTGAACCAGGTAGTGTGTCATAAGGATAGATaagtgaatgaatcccttcccacattcacagcaggtgaatgtcctcttcccagtgtgaactcaatgatgcacaattTGGCTGAGAGAAACTTTTCCCAAAGTCTGACCAGTTGATCGGCCTCTactcagtgtgaattcgctggtgtctctgtagttgaaatgactgagtgaatgccttcccacagtctgagcaggtaaacggcttctccccagtgtgaattcgctgatgtaccttcagttgggatgaacaagtgaatcccttcccacagtctgagcaggtaaacggcttctccccagtgtgaattcgctgatgtaccttcagttgggatgaacaagtgaatcccttcccacagtctgagcaggtatacggcttctccccagtgtgaattcgctgatgtaccttcagttgggatgagcaagtgaatcccttcccacagtctgagcaggtaaacggcttctccccagtgtgaattcgctgatgtaccttcagttgggatgcacaagtgaatcccttcccacagactgagcaggtgaacggcctctctccagtgtgaactcgctgatgtaccttcattagggatgagcaagtgaatcccttcccacagactgaacagttgaatggccactccccagtgtgaactgactggtgtaccagtagtgcgtgtgacagagtgaatcctttcccacagtctgagcaggtgaatggccactccccagtgtgaactgacttgtgtaccagtaattcatgtgactgaatgaatcccttcccacagtctgagcaggtgaacggcctctcccgaatgtgaattcgctgatgttccttcagatgggatgaccgagtgaatcccttcccacagtctgagcaggtgaatggcctctctccagtgtgaactcgctgatgtaccttcatttGGGataagcaagtgaatcccttcccacagtctgagcaggtgaacgggttctctccagtgtgaactcgctgatgtcccttcagttgggatgagcaattgaaacccttcccacagtctgagcaggtgaatggcctctccccagtgtgaactcgctggtgtctcagtaggtgagatgcctGACTGAATCCCTTTGCACATTccgagcagatgaatggcctctcgccagtgtgaactcgccggtGTGTCTGTAGTTGACATgatcgactgaatcccttcccacattctgtgcaggtgaacggcctctccctggtgtgaactcgctggtgtctctgtagttgagatgacgcagtgaatcccttcccacagtctgtgcagatgaacggcctctcctgaGTGTGAACCAACTTGTGACCCAGGAGGTCgattgaccgagtgaatctcttcccacagtctgagcaggtgaatggcctctctccagtgtgaattctctGATGTAGCTTCAGCTgatatgaccgagtgaatctcttcccacagtctgagcagctgaacggccgctccccagtgtgaacgcgctgatgtaccttcagttccgatgagcaagtgaatctcttcccacagtctaagcaggtgtatggcttctcaccagtgtgaactcgctgatgtaccttcaggttagatgatgaaatgaatcctttcccacagaatgagcagaggaatggcctctccccagtgtgaactaacttatgtcccagtaggtcggatgaccgagtgaatcccttcccacagtctgagcaggtgaatggccgctccccggtgtgaactctctggtgagccattaggtcagatgaccgagtgaatccttccccacaaattcagcagatgaccagcctctgccccagTGTGATatactggtgtgtccacaggtgagaagaccgactgaatcccttctcactcacagaacaggtgaatggccttgcccagtgtgaacttggtgATGTCCCTTCAGTTGAAATTTCCAACTGAATTCATTCCgactgtctgagcagatgaatgggtttTCCCCCTTGTTTAAAATGacaggcgtgccagttggtcagatgatagagtgagtccctccccacagtctgagtggGAAGGATGATCGAGGAAATcctttgctccacttcttaaatatctggatagagacagcaaaactggtgtgtggTGTTCAAGATTCCCATAGATTAATtctttgtcatttttaacctgtaaaaagatttacagaatCAATCAATGCGtgcaggacaacatttcagatgagatcacttgagttgtcaaggtgtgatctggcaacacactgttacagtgaagttcaacccaagttggagagagaaaacatcttctaactgggcacagtgctggtatctggaatgaccactAAACTCTCGGATATCCTTCCTgtgtctataagaatggggcatttctgccatctccaatctgtgacctggctcagtttgactctctccattagtattccctgttcccactgagatGAATGGGTCCCTGGCccaacagtaactgaaatactctcaCACAAaaagccagcagtgcattccatgcacccaccactcactgtgtaaaaaaaacttaccctgacatcccctcagcatCTGTTTCCAAGCATCGTAAAACTCtgctccctcgtgttagccatttcagctctgggaaaatatcctctggctatgcacacgatcaatgcccctcatcagcttatacacctaaaaaaggctcttaACATAAACAAGGACATTACACATTATACATGAATGAGTTCATTTGCAcgctcacacaacctatgtagcaggcctgtaacgggtaatgaaggattttctcaccaaagcttttgtacattgtccattatgtggtttgcttgctaaactatGCTTTAAAAATTGAGATTTGCAAATAtaactccacttcttcccacttgcaaattctccagcaacttttgcatcaccacaatacacagatgtaacaccagtttctatattggacataaatatttcccctgaacccacctgaggaattgaggatatataaaaaaaatcattttgaacctatgtaatctctggctaaaagaataattgggactgaattgGAATTTTGAACCGAAGTGAACTCAGTCTTCAGCATTTAGCTAAGACAGGCCCATTACAAGCTCTCTGCAGCTTGCATAGAGACACACTGAGAactgataacattatacattgtactctcattagctgataacattatacattatACCGTCATTAGCTGATAACGATtgtactcttgtttgagtaaatggaggaggactcactgataggacaggaatgaacttctgtttgtaattaaacagggccttgcaaagggaataactgacaaggactggacagtacatccatcagTAATTAAAGCCTTGATTTAGCAAACTCTCAATtctaagtaattaagttttgcaccaacagacgTGTTGGGTGtaccagttcaaataacatcttgcaaGAGTAATGTATGGGCTTGATATGTACAAGTATACGGCTGTAACCTGAGTCCATAACAAGTCAGTCCAGTTGTTAAGATGGTGGCAGTGCTTatgtgccttccctttgacaactgggtctcaaactcctgcaggagaatGCACAATAAACTGTGGTGATGATAAGAAACTGGGCTCCCGAGTTTTATTTGGATTCAACTTTCAACATTTGTCATCATGAACAGGATCCCAATAcagggagtgccaagcagacgggctgaACAACtggctggaccactctggggactgcAGAGACTGACCAGGTGCCCAATAGGTATTTTAACTTTTGTCGCTGTCCGTTAGTTCCTTTGGAGGTACAGTCCCTCACCCAAGGCTGATTGCTTAGCTTGTGGGCAGGAGGCAGATGTGCCATGTAAATTAATCAATTGCGCAGGAGGTGCCAACCGGGTAAATTTACCTGATTGATAATTGAGCAGGAGGTTTTGTGCCGATTAAGTGACAAAGAGAACATGGGTCAATTGCAGTCGAttgagagttttccagacaaggaaaaagattttcaaatgttGAGTGCAGCGCTGAATAAGAAATCGGGGAACAATATGTGGCCACTGGCGGGGAACCTGGGATATTACCTCATGAGAAtaagcagtaaatttgatatggaaAATGAACTGTGGAATGAAGTGGAAATTGTTGtaaagggaatggaaggaaaagcAGATGTGCAGTGGAACAGAATATTACTAACAAGTTGGAGTAAGAATGCATGTGACAACGGGATAGAGGTATGTACTGCAAAGGTTGGGAGACGCTAAAAGTGAAGTGTGAATGGGTGCATGGATGCCAAAAATGAGAGCAGGAAAAACAAAgtaagcaaaccaaggccggcctagataggagagaagggcaggaacgtcagacagacagatatactttattgatcccgaaggaaatcgGGTTTTGTTACATactgatagggaaacaagggatcccaaacccatgtctgtcataccgaccctgtttgatagatagatagatactttattcatccccatggggaaattcaacattttttccaatgccc is a genomic window containing:
- the LOC140722118 gene encoding uncharacterized protein, whose protein sequence is MAHQRVHTGERPFTCSDCGKGFTRSSDLLGHKLVHTGERPFLCSFCGKGFISSSNLKVHQRVHTGEKPYTCLDCGKRFTCSSELKVHQRVHTGERPFSCSDCGKRFTRSYQLKLHQRIHTGERPFTCSDCGKRFTRSIDLLGHKLVHTQERPFICTDCGKGFTASSQLQRHQRVHTRERPFTCTECGKGFSRSCQLQTHRRVHTGERPFICSECAKGFSQASHLLRHQRVHTGERPFTCSDCGKGFNCSSQLKGHQRVHTGENPFTCSDCGKGFTCLSQMKVHQRVHTGERPFTCSDCGKGFTRSSHLKEHQRIHIRERPFTCSDCGKGFIQSHELLVHKSVHTGEWPFTCSDCGKGFTLSHALLVHQSVHTGEWPFNCSVCGKGFTCSSLMKVHQRVHTGERPFTCSVCGKGFTCASQLKVHQRIHTGEKPFTCSDCGKGFTCSSQLKVHQRIHTGEKPYTCSDCGKGFTCSSQLKVHQRIHTGEKPFTCSDCGKGFTCSSQLKVHQRIHTGEKPFTCSDCGKAFTQSFQLQRHQRIHTE